The Fervidicoccaceae archaeon genome contains a region encoding:
- a CDS encoding ABC transporter ATP-binding protein has product MTSNDSLLAVRDLRVWFSLRRTLVEFFARRPGKYVRAVDGVTFDVGEGETFCVVGESGCGKSTLGRAVLGLVPITSGSVLYKPTEKILNELSRSGAPIVNERVNMAVIRSEAARILRRELQLIHQDPFASLNPRFTIGDIVEEPLRAHFPDMDPAERRERALRALESVKLSPAEEIARRYPHQLSGGQRQRVAIARALVIEPKLVVADEPVSMLDVSIRAEILELMLSLKNRLGLTYIFITHDLAVARYVCDKIAVMYLGKIVELGKPGEIIEAPLHPYARALVAAVPEPDPSNRLRQRPLPVKGEVPSPINVPRGCRFHPRCVALDENRERLRGLCEMEEPPLIEVEPGRFVACWLYSRPASSSVSQAS; this is encoded by the coding sequence GTGACCTCCAACGACTCCCTCCTCGCCGTTCGCGACCTTCGCGTCTGGTTCTCGTTAAGACGGACTCTCGTTGAGTTTTTCGCGAGAAGACCCGGCAAGTACGTGAGGGCGGTAGACGGCGTCACCTTCGATGTGGGAGAAGGCGAGACGTTCTGCGTAGTGGGGGAAAGCGGCTGCGGCAAGAGCACGCTGGGAAGGGCCGTGCTAGGCCTCGTGCCTATCACGTCGGGTAGTGTGCTCTACAAACCCACAGAGAAGATTCTAAACGAGCTCTCGAGAAGCGGCGCGCCCATAGTAAACGAGAGAGTCAACATGGCGGTTATCAGGTCGGAAGCCGCTAGGATCCTGCGCCGAGAGCTTCAGTTAATACATCAGGATCCCTTCGCCAGCTTGAACCCTAGATTCACCATCGGGGATATAGTCGAGGAGCCTCTCCGCGCGCACTTCCCCGACATGGACCCGGCCGAGAGGAGAGAGCGCGCGCTAAGAGCGTTGGAAAGCGTCAAGCTGAGCCCAGCCGAGGAAATAGCTCGCAGGTACCCGCATCAGCTAAGCGGTGGGCAGAGGCAGAGAGTCGCTATAGCCAGAGCCTTAGTAATTGAGCCTAAGCTCGTCGTAGCCGACGAGCCCGTCTCGATGTTGGATGTATCGATACGAGCCGAGATACTCGAGCTCATGTTGAGCCTCAAAAACAGGCTCGGCCTGACGTACATATTCATAACCCACGACTTGGCCGTCGCCAGGTACGTATGCGATAAGATAGCTGTGATGTATTTAGGCAAGATAGTCGAGCTTGGGAAGCCCGGCGAGATCATAGAGGCCCCTCTGCATCCCTACGCAAGAGCCCTCGTCGCAGCCGTGCCGGAGCCCGATCCGAGTAATAGGCTGAGGCAACGTCCTCTGCCGGTGAAGGGAGAAGTGCCTAGTCCCATCAATGTGCCAAGGGGTTGCAGATTCCACCCCAGGTGCGTCGCTCTCGATGAGAACAGAGAGAGGCTCCGCGGACTCTGCGAAATGGAGGAGCCCCCATTGATCGAGGTCGAGCCGGGCAGGTTCGTGGCGTGCTGGCTCTATTCGAGGCCCGCCTCGAGCTCGGTCTCTCAAGCTTCATGA
- a CDS encoding methionine synthase, protein MELPILPTTVVGSYPRPAWLKRMLKLRRYGKVDEDQLLEALDDAVVAAVREQELAGIDIPSDGEQRRDEMVEYFAERIGGFKFYGPVRVWNNNFFNKPAVVSKLEYKQPIVLEEYFYLKRISTRPIVKVTITGPYTIADWSFNEYYETKEELVRELSKIIKAEISALADHGAVFIQIDEPALTTHPNEVEWAIELIDEMANGVNAKIALHVCYSDYNLLTPHVDRLKNISQLVLEFANRGFRDLAMLRGFSKELGFGVVDVHSKRVEEPEEIARALRKAMEYVPPDMIYVNPDCGLKLLPRRVARAKLESMVAGVSLVRAELRARGLETVPLRLRV, encoded by the coding sequence GTGGAGCTGCCCATCTTGCCCACCACGGTCGTCGGCAGTTACCCCAGACCAGCCTGGCTCAAGAGAATGCTCAAGCTGAGGCGCTACGGCAAGGTTGACGAAGATCAACTTTTGGAGGCACTCGATGACGCCGTCGTCGCGGCGGTCCGCGAGCAGGAGCTGGCGGGAATCGATATCCCATCGGACGGCGAGCAACGCAGAGACGAGATGGTCGAGTACTTCGCCGAGCGCATAGGGGGCTTCAAGTTCTACGGCCCCGTGCGAGTCTGGAACAACAACTTCTTCAACAAGCCGGCCGTGGTCTCTAAGCTCGAGTACAAGCAGCCCATCGTCTTAGAGGAGTACTTTTACCTCAAGAGGATCAGCACGAGACCCATCGTGAAGGTCACGATAACAGGCCCTTATACCATAGCGGATTGGAGCTTCAACGAATACTACGAGACAAAGGAAGAACTCGTCAGGGAGCTCTCTAAGATAATCAAAGCGGAGATCTCGGCTCTCGCAGATCATGGGGCGGTCTTCATTCAGATAGACGAGCCCGCGTTGACTACTCATCCCAATGAGGTGGAGTGGGCCATAGAGCTCATAGATGAAATGGCCAACGGCGTTAATGCGAAGATAGCGCTCCACGTCTGCTACAGCGATTACAACCTATTGACGCCTCACGTCGATAGACTCAAGAATATCAGTCAACTGGTACTCGAATTCGCCAACAGAGGCTTCCGAGACCTGGCGATGCTCAGAGGCTTCTCAAAGGAGCTGGGGTTTGGAGTCGTGGATGTGCACAGTAAACGCGTCGAGGAGCCGGAAGAAATCGCCAGGGCTCTGAGGAAGGCTATGGAGTACGTTCCTCCAGATATGATATACGTGAACCCGGACTGCGGCCTGAAGCTCCTGCCTAGGAGGGTCGCTCGGGCTAAGCTCGAGAGCATGGTTGCTGGCGTATCGCTCGTGCGCGCTGAGTTGAGAGCGCGCGGCCTGGAGACCGTGCCTCTGCGCCTGAGGGTCTAG
- a CDS encoding thiolase family protein, whose amino-acid sequence MVSYVSGIGFTKVGRHYELSLADLAREAAVRALEQAGVDGVDALVVSNLFADALQGESMLGPLVLEELGFAGAQVLSVGGGEASGLLAVHVARSLVESKMARDVLVVGVEKLSDASSAAHASLLERLVSADYEGIYGVNLAALYALAAAEYMRRFSVSEELLALWPVLMHEHSLNAQHGQLRFKLTVERVLGSEPLSPPLRQFHAHQPGDGAAALLISSESSRAPKEARLAELLYTASAGGPLEYSLRKDPVWFETVAVLTRAMLSAENLEPRKIDLVEVTDSYSIGGPLCVEAMGLSERGRTLRDVAEGRFGFGDRPTLNVAGGVKARGHPYGATGVYQVAEIVSAMHGIYGVKQLSGTEFGVAVAIGGYAAVAAGALLRRT is encoded by the coding sequence TTGGTCTCTTACGTGAGTGGCATCGGGTTCACCAAGGTCGGTAGACACTACGAGCTGAGCCTCGCCGATTTGGCCCGAGAGGCCGCGGTCAGAGCGCTGGAGCAGGCCGGCGTGGACGGAGTAGACGCGTTGGTGGTCTCCAATCTCTTCGCCGACGCGCTCCAGGGAGAGAGCATGCTCGGGCCTCTGGTGCTGGAAGAGCTGGGCTTCGCGGGCGCTCAAGTGCTGAGCGTAGGCGGGGGCGAAGCCTCGGGCCTTCTAGCGGTGCACGTCGCGCGGTCCCTCGTCGAGTCGAAGATGGCACGCGACGTGCTGGTCGTTGGAGTGGAGAAGCTCAGCGACGCCTCGAGCGCTGCGCACGCTAGCCTGTTAGAGAGGCTGGTCAGTGCAGACTACGAGGGCATCTACGGCGTGAATCTCGCCGCTTTGTACGCGCTGGCTGCCGCGGAGTACATGCGGAGATTCTCGGTGAGCGAGGAGCTACTAGCTCTGTGGCCCGTGCTGATGCACGAGCACTCACTCAATGCCCAGCACGGGCAGCTCAGGTTCAAGCTGACGGTAGAGCGGGTGCTCGGCTCGGAGCCGCTCTCGCCGCCGCTTAGACAGTTCCACGCGCATCAGCCCGGCGACGGAGCGGCCGCGCTGCTCATCTCATCGGAGAGCTCGAGAGCCCCCAAGGAGGCCAGGCTCGCGGAGTTACTGTACACGGCCTCGGCTGGAGGCCCTCTCGAGTATTCTCTGCGCAAAGACCCCGTCTGGTTCGAGACCGTCGCCGTATTGACTCGAGCCATGCTGAGCGCGGAGAATCTCGAGCCTCGGAAAATAGATCTAGTCGAGGTGACCGATAGCTACAGCATAGGAGGCCCCCTGTGCGTGGAGGCGATGGGCTTGAGCGAGCGAGGCCGAACTCTCCGCGATGTAGCCGAGGGTAGGTTTGGCTTCGGCGATAGGCCCACGCTCAACGTGGCGGGAGGGGTCAAGGCTCGAGGACACCCCTACGGAGCCACCGGGGTCTACCAGGTGGCGGAGATCGTATCGGCGATGCACGGAATCTATGGGGTCAAACAGCTCTCAGGCACCGAGTTCGGCGTAGCCGTGGCGATCGGAGGCTACGCGGCCGTAGCGGCTGGGGCGCTTCTCAGGAGAACCTGA
- a CDS encoding radical SAM protein, whose translation MKLRPESVGLKLRGKIAEIERPLPLIGHIAFGVIDRGYNIVQVRATSLCVLSCRFCSVGAGPSSQRRLEFMLRDPEWLVAWLRRVHKHKGKFHVLFDAVGEPLTHPALPDFVEEVSKSGVALSTIIETRLHPADESLLEKLVEAGASQFNVSIDSLDPSKARWLAGSESYDVEKVAKLVEFLHFELGVKVHLTPLWLPGVNDSDIEQIIEWALRLGLGRGIPPVGVQKYVAHKRGRKMSEAREWSWDRFYRELEKLEEKFGVRLALRPEDYGLNPAPRVPLPYRRGDTVKLVVVSEGWLPGEMLAVTLSLDRVFTLLCKRESFEVGDEVVARVIEDEDGVMIARPV comes from the coding sequence ATGAAGCTCCGCCCAGAGTCTGTGGGGCTTAAGCTGCGCGGGAAGATAGCCGAGATAGAGAGGCCGCTCCCGCTTATTGGACACATAGCTTTTGGCGTAATCGATCGAGGATACAACATAGTTCAAGTGAGAGCCACGAGCCTTTGCGTTCTCTCGTGTAGGTTTTGCAGCGTGGGCGCCGGACCGTCTAGTCAGAGGAGGCTTGAATTCATGTTGAGAGACCCCGAGTGGCTTGTTGCGTGGCTCAGACGCGTCCATAAGCACAAAGGCAAATTCCACGTGCTGTTCGATGCGGTCGGCGAGCCTCTCACACATCCCGCGCTGCCCGATTTCGTGGAAGAGGTATCGAAATCCGGGGTAGCTCTCTCAACGATAATCGAAACGAGACTCCACCCGGCCGACGAGAGCTTGCTCGAGAAGCTCGTCGAGGCTGGAGCCTCTCAGTTCAACGTCAGCATAGACTCGCTCGACCCCTCCAAGGCGAGGTGGCTAGCTGGTTCCGAGAGCTACGACGTGGAGAAGGTCGCGAAGCTCGTCGAATTTCTACACTTCGAGCTGGGGGTCAAGGTGCACCTGACTCCGCTCTGGCTGCCCGGCGTCAACGACTCCGACATAGAGCAGATAATCGAGTGGGCCCTGAGGCTGGGCCTTGGAAGGGGGATCCCCCCCGTTGGAGTGCAGAAATACGTGGCCCATAAGCGCGGTCGCAAGATGTCGGAGGCGAGAGAGTGGAGCTGGGATCGATTCTATAGGGAGCTCGAAAAACTCGAAGAGAAGTTCGGAGTGAGGCTCGCGCTGAGACCGGAAGATTATGGGCTCAATCCGGCTCCGCGCGTACCCCTCCCCTACAGACGCGGGGACACGGTGAAGCTCGTGGTAGTGAGCGAGGGCTGGTTGCCCGGCGAGATGTTAGCTGTCACGCTGAGCCTCGACAGAGTTTTCACCCTCTTGTGTAAGAGGGAAAGCTTCGA
- a CDS encoding Zn-ribbon domain-containing OB-fold protein, protein MIGLDLELNAARLWRLRRKHYSIEGARCSSCGALFYPPRRACPHCGSRDVALSPLPRRGKLVAWTPLYDVGGNFEESRPLYIGVIDLGGARVVLPLTDVFDERELLEGAEVELVFRRIVEAGSAGPIHYGLKARIAK, encoded by the coding sequence ATGATCGGGTTGGACCTCGAGTTAAACGCGGCGAGGCTCTGGAGGCTCAGGAGAAAGCACTACTCGATCGAGGGAGCTCGATGTAGCTCTTGCGGCGCGCTCTTCTACCCACCGAGAAGAGCTTGCCCCCACTGCGGATCGAGGGACGTCGCGCTCTCTCCTCTGCCGAGAAGAGGGAAGCTCGTAGCGTGGACGCCCCTCTACGACGTTGGCGGAAATTTCGAAGAGAGCAGGCCCCTCTACATCGGTGTCATCGACCTCGGCGGTGCGCGCGTCGTGCTTCCGCTGACCGATGTATTCGACGAGCGTGAGCTGCTCGAAGGGGCCGAGGTCGAGCTGGTCTTCAGGAGAATAGTTGAGGCAGGCTCAGCGGGACCGATCCACTACGGTCTAAAGGCTAGGATCGCGAAATAG
- a CDS encoding hydroxymethylglutaryl-CoA synthase, translating into MDGGLPESRVGIAGWGTYVPRLRVRAEEFARVWGHPPGGWLGLGVSEKSLAWIDEDAVTMGVEAALGALARACIEGREVGAVFFGTESKPYAVKPSAAVVAEALGITPHTMASDLEFACRAASEGLRASIGLVASNMVKYSLVIGSDTAQANPGDVLEFTASSAAVAILVGPAESSAAIFEASHSYVTDTTDFWRRSTALFPLHAEGFTGEPAYFAHIIGAVRGLLEKTGLRPGDFDFVVFHQPNARFPLRVAERLGFPREKVEPGLVVSRIGNSYNASALMGLARILEIAEPGSRILLAPFGSGAGADAYSIVLTERARRAREAAPKVDDWLSKGVVVDYAVYARARGLLRRVRW; encoded by the coding sequence TTGGACGGCGGCCTCCCGGAGTCGAGGGTCGGCATAGCAGGCTGGGGCACCTACGTGCCCAGGCTAAGGGTGCGAGCCGAGGAATTTGCCAGAGTCTGGGGACACCCGCCGGGAGGGTGGCTGGGGCTCGGCGTGTCGGAGAAGAGCCTGGCCTGGATCGACGAGGACGCCGTGACGATGGGCGTCGAGGCGGCTCTCGGGGCCCTCGCCAGGGCGTGCATCGAGGGGAGAGAAGTAGGAGCGGTGTTCTTCGGGACGGAGTCGAAGCCCTACGCGGTTAAGCCTAGCGCAGCCGTAGTGGCCGAGGCGCTGGGGATCACGCCTCATACTATGGCCAGCGACCTCGAGTTCGCCTGTCGCGCTGCGAGCGAGGGACTAAGAGCGAGCATAGGTCTCGTAGCCTCAAACATGGTGAAGTATTCGCTGGTGATCGGCAGCGATACGGCTCAGGCCAACCCGGGCGACGTGCTCGAGTTCACGGCGTCTAGCGCCGCTGTGGCTATCTTGGTCGGACCGGCCGAGAGCTCGGCGGCGATCTTCGAGGCATCACACTCGTACGTCACGGATACCACGGACTTCTGGAGGAGGTCAACGGCTCTTTTCCCGCTACACGCGGAGGGGTTCACGGGCGAGCCGGCATACTTCGCCCACATCATTGGCGCAGTGCGGGGACTCCTCGAGAAGACCGGGCTGAGACCGGGCGACTTCGATTTCGTCGTCTTCCACCAGCCCAATGCGCGCTTCCCTCTGCGCGTGGCCGAGAGGTTAGGCTTCCCCCGCGAGAAAGTAGAGCCGGGTCTCGTCGTGAGCAGGATAGGCAATAGCTACAACGCGAGCGCCCTCATGGGATTGGCCAGGATCCTCGAGATCGCCGAGCCCGGCTCGAGGATTCTGCTCGCGCCTTTCGGCAGCGGCGCGGGAGCCGACGCTTACTCGATCGTGCTCACGGAGCGTGCGCGCAGAGCGAGAGAAGCCGCTCCCAAGGTCGACGACTGGCTATCTAAGGGCGTAGTCGTGGACTACGCGGTCTACGCCAGAGCTCGCGGACTCTTGCGGAGAGTGAGGTGGTGA
- a CDS encoding ABC transporter ATP-binding protein, which produces MVLEVRNLTTRFFTLRGVVRAVEDVSFELSRGETLGVVGESGCGKSTLAWSLMGLAPPPGRIVSGRVFVDGVEITSLDREKLRRAVLWKKISMIFQGAMNALNPVYSVGQQLARIFMYHLGLTKREAFERAKALLPNVGLSPEVVHRYPHELSGGMKQRVVIAMALALNPPVVIADEPTTALDVVVQAQILNLMKRLREERSLSYVLITHDLSVVAELADKVLVMYGGKIMELGPADSLLRRPTHPYTEGLLRSVPRLRGQLNKLEYIPGEPPNLINPPSGCVFHPRCKLATELCKREEPPLVEVEKGHYSRCWLVGG; this is translated from the coding sequence ATGGTCTTGGAGGTCAGAAATCTGACCACTCGATTCTTCACGCTGCGCGGGGTGGTCCGAGCCGTTGAGGACGTCTCCTTCGAATTGAGCAGAGGAGAGACCTTGGGCGTGGTGGGGGAAAGCGGCTGCGGCAAGAGCACGCTAGCGTGGAGCTTGATGGGTCTCGCCCCCCCTCCTGGCAGAATCGTGAGCGGCAGAGTCTTCGTCGATGGAGTGGAGATAACGTCTCTCGACCGAGAGAAGCTGAGACGCGCCGTCTTGTGGAAGAAGATTAGCATGATATTCCAGGGGGCCATGAACGCTCTGAATCCGGTCTACTCGGTGGGGCAACAACTCGCTCGAATCTTCATGTATCACTTGGGCCTCACGAAGCGCGAGGCGTTCGAGAGAGCTAAAGCCCTTTTGCCTAACGTTGGGCTCAGCCCGGAGGTGGTGCATAGGTATCCTCACGAGCTCAGCGGGGGCATGAAGCAGAGGGTGGTGATAGCTATGGCTCTCGCTCTCAATCCACCGGTCGTCATCGCAGACGAACCCACGACGGCCCTCGACGTGGTAGTGCAGGCGCAGATACTAAATCTGATGAAGAGACTCAGGGAAGAGAGAAGCCTCAGCTACGTATTGATAACGCATGACCTAAGCGTCGTGGCGGAGCTGGCGGATAAGGTCTTGGTCATGTACGGGGGGAAAATCATGGAACTCGGCCCTGCCGACTCTCTACTGAGGCGGCCAACTCACCCCTACACTGAGGGGCTCTTGAGGAGCGTACCGAGATTGCGCGGTCAGCTCAATAAATTAGAGTACATACCGGGGGAGCCCCCAAATCTGATCAATCCGCCCAGCGGTTGCGTTTTTCACCCGAGGTGTAAGCTCGCAACGGAGCTCTGTAAGAGAGAAGAGCCCCCCCTAGTTGAGGTCGAGAAAGGCCACTATTCTAGGTGCTGGCTCGTGGGCGGGTGA